In the genome of Vibrio sp. NTOU-M3, one region contains:
- a CDS encoding CNNM domain-containing protein, protein MFLLLAYVSIAIGVSFICSVLEAVLLSITPSYLAQLRQQQHPAADKLTKLKADIDRPLASILTLNTIAHTIGAATAGAQAAVVFGSEWLGVFSGVLTLGILVLSEIVPKTIGATYWRQLAPTAATTLRWMVWALTPFVWFSEQITKRLASGHQAPKMRDELSAMAILAKESGEFAEGESKILNNLLGIQDVPVTQVMTPRPVVFRVDAEITINDFLREHRDTPFSRPLVYSQSTDNIIGFVHRLELFKLQQSGCGEKQLGAVMRPVHVLLNTLPLPKAFDQMMSHRLQLAMVVDEYGTVQGILTLEDIFEHLLGEEIVDEADKATDMQELAFERWEKWKKTHGVIESRDDDEDGLQPAEKQSEN, encoded by the coding sequence ATGTTTCTGTTACTTGCGTACGTCAGCATTGCCATTGGCGTATCTTTTATTTGTTCAGTACTAGAAGCGGTACTTCTAAGTATCACTCCTAGCTATTTGGCTCAGCTGAGGCAACAGCAACACCCGGCAGCCGACAAGCTAACAAAACTGAAAGCAGATATTGACCGACCTCTGGCTTCGATACTGACATTGAACACCATTGCTCATACCATCGGTGCTGCAACAGCAGGGGCACAAGCTGCCGTTGTATTCGGTAGCGAGTGGTTGGGCGTATTCTCCGGCGTATTGACCTTGGGAATTTTGGTGCTTTCTGAAATCGTACCAAAAACCATTGGTGCAACTTATTGGCGTCAATTGGCTCCAACGGCAGCAACAACATTACGTTGGATGGTTTGGGCTCTAACGCCTTTTGTCTGGTTCTCAGAACAAATCACGAAACGCTTAGCAAGTGGTCATCAAGCACCAAAAATGCGTGATGAATTATCTGCCATGGCGATTTTGGCGAAAGAAAGTGGTGAATTCGCAGAAGGTGAGTCAAAAATCCTGAATAACCTTCTTGGTATCCAAGACGTTCCCGTGACGCAAGTCATGACGCCGCGTCCAGTCGTTTTTCGCGTTGATGCAGAAATCACAATTAACGACTTCCTAAGAGAACATCGGGACACACCATTTTCCCGTCCTTTGGTGTATAGCCAAAGCACGGATAACATCATTGGTTTTGTTCACCGATTAGAACTGTTCAAACTTCAGCAATCTGGCTGTGGTGAAAAGCAACTTGGGGCAGTGATGCGCCCTGTGCACGTGCTGCTTAATACGCTACCACTACCAAAGGCATTTGATCAGATGATGTCCCACCGCCTCCAACTGGCAATGGTGGTCGACGAATATGGCACGGTGCAAGGTATTCTTACGCTAGAGGATATATTTGAACACCTACTTGGCGAAGAGATTGTCGATGAAGCCGACAAAGCGACAGACATGCAAGAGCTTGCTTTTGAACGCTGGGAGAAGTGGAAGAAAACACACGGTGTGATAGAAAGCCGAGACGATGACGAGGATGGCCTTCAACCTGCCGAAAAGCAGTCAGAGAATTAA